One window of the Staphylococcus equorum genome contains the following:
- the trpD gene encoding anthranilate phosphoribosyltransferase: MELQTQLKQYKPLNQTQMNEFIELLISKNLEDSVKIELLETFSEKETTQEELTYISNSLIHSMYREQPYYPNAMCVCGTGGDKSNSFNISTTVSFVIASASVPVIKHGNKSVTSSSGSTDLLNAMAIKSSTVEDTPKQLDDNGLVFLNATETYPIMKNIQPIRKGISNPTIFNITGPIINPFKLDYQVMGVYETSKLEKIAQTLADLGRKKAIVVYGANGMDEATLSGDNIIYEVTANEEIKQYTLNAKNVGLDYAPNEALVGGTPQDNLEITKHILNGTDHSAKRDVVILNAGIALYVAEKTETIEAGVKAARALIESGKALAQYNKMGGKTYDYIG, translated from the coding sequence ATGGAGCTACAAACACAGTTAAAACAATATAAACCACTCAACCAAACACAAATGAATGAATTTATAGAATTACTTATTTCTAAAAATCTAGAAGACAGCGTAAAAATCGAGTTACTCGAAACGTTTTCTGAAAAAGAAACTACACAAGAGGAGTTAACTTATATATCAAATAGTTTAATCCATTCTATGTATCGTGAACAACCGTACTATCCTAATGCTATGTGTGTTTGTGGCACAGGTGGAGATAAATCAAATAGTTTTAATATCTCAACAACTGTATCTTTTGTTATCGCTAGTGCAAGTGTACCCGTCATTAAGCATGGTAATAAAAGTGTCACTTCATCATCTGGAAGCACGGATTTGTTAAATGCAATGGCTATTAAGTCAAGCACTGTTGAAGATACACCAAAACAATTAGACGACAATGGATTGGTCTTTTTAAATGCTACTGAAACATATCCGATAATGAAAAATATTCAACCTATCAGAAAAGGTATCAGCAATCCAACAATATTTAATATTACTGGGCCAATCATTAATCCTTTTAAATTAGATTATCAAGTCATGGGTGTTTACGAAACATCAAAATTAGAAAAAATTGCACAAACCTTAGCAGATTTAGGACGTAAAAAAGCAATCGTTGTATACGGTGCAAATGGCATGGATGAAGCTACATTATCTGGCGACAATATTATTTATGAAGTAACAGCAAATGAAGAAATTAAACAATATACGCTGAATGCAAAAAATGTAGGTTTAGATTATGCGCCAAACGAAGCACTTGTTGGAGGTACACCACAAGACAATTTAGAAATCACGAAGCATATATTAAATGGAACAGATCATAGTGCTAAGAGAGATGTTGTTATCTTGAACGCAGGCATCGCACTCTATGTAGCAGAAAAAACTGAAACAATAGAAGCTGGTGTGAAAGCAGCACGAGCATTAATAGAAAGTGGTAAAGCTTTAGCGCAATATAATAAAATGGGAGGCAAAACGTATGACTATATTGGATGA
- a CDS encoding anthranilate synthase component II, translating to MILIVDNYDSFTYNLVDMIAQKEEVIVKYPDDPSIYNLNIDGVIISPGPGHPLDTNDLMQIIDHYKNKPILGVCLGSQALTCYHGGDVIQCDYIKHGKKDQMRITKETLLYTDIPEYSEIMRYHSLMSNPQTLPETLTITAQTEDCIQSFEHTQLLHYGIQYHPESFATAHGKQIINNFLNIMKEVTEDGATNTVKTI from the coding sequence ATGATACTTATAGTTGATAATTATGATTCATTTACTTATAACTTAGTAGATATGATTGCACAGAAAGAAGAAGTGATAGTTAAATATCCGGATGACCCATCTATATATAATCTGAATATTGACGGAGTAATCATTTCACCAGGTCCTGGCCATCCATTAGATACAAACGATTTAATGCAAATCATTGATCATTATAAAAATAAACCGATTTTAGGCGTTTGCTTAGGGTCGCAAGCTTTGACTTGTTATCATGGTGGCGATGTTATCCAATGTGATTATATAAAACATGGTAAAAAAGACCAAATGCGTATCACAAAAGAAACATTGTTATACACTGATATTCCAGAATATTCAGAAATTATGCGGTATCATTCATTGATGAGTAACCCTCAAACGCTACCTGAAACATTAACAATAACGGCACAAACAGAAGATTGCATACAGTCATTTGAACACACACAATTGTTACATTATGGGATTCAATATCACCCCGAGTCATTTGCTACGGCACATGGTAAACAAATCATTAATAACTTTTTAAACATAATGAAGGAGGTAACAGAAGATGGAGCTACAAACACAGTTAAAACAATATAA
- a CDS encoding anthranilate synthase component I, with the protein MKVQYQRLNAEVTPEALARLRENKIVLESSEQSKLKGRYSIVIFDTYGSITLDNETMTVCTPEENRIEHEQPYKKMKDLIDQYKAEIEDEALALLPFISGFVGSCSFDLVRHEFPVLKQINLEDHPQHDAKFHMVEDAYIFDHYKEHLYVIATNLFSKENDEQLKARVAKRVEELKQITIYPSELEHIATEKEIKSNIAPEQFINTISKMKSLIQQGDMFQVVPSIVYSYEHHFGQQLQAMSYQLYQNLKRQNPSPYMYYLNMDQPIVVGSSPESFVKVKGQTVVTNPIAGTIKRGATEAEDQANEASLKNDEKELSEHSMLVDLGRNDIHRVSETGTSIIGKLMTIERYEHVMHIVSEVTGKLKDNYSPMTVIASLLPTGTVSGAPKLRAIQRIYEVQPQKRGVYSGGIGYINCNHDLDFALAIRTMMIDDTHINVEAGCGVVYDSIPEKELEETKLKAKSLLEVSP; encoded by the coding sequence ATGAAAGTGCAATATCAAAGATTAAATGCAGAAGTAACACCAGAAGCGTTAGCAAGATTGAGAGAAAATAAAATCGTATTAGAGAGTTCAGAACAATCGAAACTAAAGGGGCGTTATTCTATAGTGATTTTCGATACTTACGGTTCAATCACGTTAGATAATGAAACAATGACTGTATGTACACCAGAAGAAAACAGAATAGAACATGAGCAACCTTATAAAAAAATGAAAGATTTAATTGATCAATATAAAGCAGAAATTGAAGACGAAGCATTAGCGTTATTACCTTTTATTTCTGGTTTTGTAGGGTCATGTAGTTTTGATTTAGTAAGACATGAATTCCCAGTACTGAAACAAATCAATCTTGAAGATCATCCACAACATGATGCTAAGTTTCATATGGTTGAAGATGCATATATATTTGATCATTACAAAGAGCATTTATACGTTATTGCAACAAACTTATTTTCAAAAGAAAATGACGAGCAATTAAAAGCACGCGTGGCAAAACGTGTAGAAGAATTAAAACAAATTACGATTTATCCTTCTGAGCTTGAACATATAGCTACAGAAAAAGAGATCAAATCAAATATTGCACCTGAACAATTTATTAATACAATTAGTAAAATGAAGTCACTTATTCAACAAGGTGATATGTTCCAAGTTGTACCATCTATCGTTTATAGTTACGAACATCATTTTGGTCAACAATTACAAGCCATGTCTTATCAGCTTTATCAAAATTTAAAACGTCAAAATCCAAGTCCATATATGTATTACTTGAATATGGATCAGCCGATTGTCGTTGGTAGTTCACCGGAAAGCTTTGTAAAAGTAAAAGGACAAACAGTAGTGACTAATCCAATTGCTGGAACGATAAAACGAGGTGCTACTGAAGCAGAGGACCAAGCAAACGAAGCAAGTTTAAAAAACGATGAAAAAGAATTAAGCGAACACAGTATGCTTGTTGATTTGGGTAGAAATGATATCCATCGTGTAAGTGAAACAGGGACTTCGATAATCGGTAAATTAATGACAATTGAACGTTACGAACATGTGATGCATATCGTTAGTGAAGTTACTGGAAAGCTTAAAGACAATTATTCACCGATGACAGTGATTGCGAGTTTATTACCTACAGGTACTGTATCAGGCGCACCTAAGCTAAGAGCGATTCAACGTATCTATGAAGTACAACCACAAAAACGTGGCGTATACAGTGGCGGTATTGGTTATATTAATTGTAATCACGACTTAGATTTCGCATTAGCGATTCGCACAATGATGATTGATGACACGCACATTAATGTGGAAGCAGGGTGTGGTGTGGTTTATGATTCAATACCAGAAAAAGAACTTGAAGAGACAAAATTAAAAGCTAAAAGCTTATTGGAGGTGTCACCATGA
- a CDS encoding type I toxin-antitoxin system Fst family toxin, producing MIEALVHTTVTVISGCIVTLFAYWLRNRNDK from the coding sequence ATGATCGAAGCTCTTGTTCATACCACTGTCACAGTAATTAGTGGTTGCATCGTTACCTTATTTGCGTATTGGTTACGTAATCGTAATGACAAGTAA
- a CDS encoding M42 family metallopeptidase yields the protein MTESIFTTIQALTNINSPSGHAEKAVKYVKDEVEKLGYTTHITNKGALIITVEGENNQDHKCITAHVDTLGAMVKEIKEDGRLALDLIGGFSYNAIEGEYCEIETSARQTYTGTICLHETSVHVYRNNDNEPRNIDHMEVRLDEKVNTKADTEQLGIEVGDFISFDPRTQITSSGFIKSRHLDDKASVAMIIEFLKTVKKENLKLPHTIQFYISNNEEIGYGANASISSNIVEFIAFDMGALGDGQASDEYTVSICAKDASGPYHKALREQLVNLCKTNKIPYKVDIYPYYGSDASAALKAGADIKHGLFGAGIESSHALERTHINSLKATQALLHAYCLAPIQS from the coding sequence ATGACGGAATCCATTTTTACGACAATTCAAGCATTAACGAATATTAATAGTCCTTCAGGGCATGCAGAAAAGGCAGTTAAATACGTTAAAGATGAAGTTGAAAAGTTAGGTTATACGACTCATATTACTAACAAAGGCGCGTTGATTATTACTGTAGAAGGCGAGAATAATCAAGACCATAAATGTATTACAGCCCATGTGGATACATTAGGTGCGATGGTAAAAGAAATTAAGGAAGACGGTCGCTTAGCATTAGATTTAATTGGTGGCTTTAGTTATAACGCAATAGAAGGGGAATATTGCGAAATTGAAACTTCTGCAAGACAAACTTACACAGGGACAATATGTCTACATGAAACAAGCGTACATGTATATCGTAATAATGATAATGAGCCTAGAAACATAGACCATATGGAAGTAAGACTAGATGAAAAGGTAAATACAAAAGCAGATACAGAACAATTAGGTATCGAGGTAGGTGATTTTATAAGTTTTGATCCTAGAACACAAATCACATCTTCGGGTTTTATAAAATCACGTCATTTAGATGACAAAGCAAGTGTTGCCATGATTATAGAGTTTTTAAAAACAGTTAAAAAAGAAAATCTCAAATTACCGCATACGATACAATTTTACATTTCTAATAATGAAGAAATAGGATACGGTGCCAATGCTTCAATCTCATCAAATATTGTTGAATTTATTGCATTCGATATGGGTGCTTTAGGGGACGGTCAAGCTTCAGATGAATATACGGTTTCTATCTGCGCTAAAGACGCATCAGGTCCATATCATAAGGCATTACGTGAACAACTCGTAAATCTATGTAAAACAAATAAAATCCCATACAAAGTTGATATTTATCCATATTATGGTTCTGATGCTTCAGCAGCATTAAAAGCAGGTGCAGATATAAAACATGGCTTATTCGGTGCAGGTATCGAATCATCACATGCACTAGAACGTACGCATATTAATTCACTAAAAGCGACACAAGCATTGTTACATGCTTATTGTTTAGCACCGATTCAATCATAA